A single Deltaproteobacteria bacterium DNA region contains:
- the recJ gene encoding single-stranded-DNA-specific exonuclease RecJ, which translates to MKATSLPTTNWKMLEGSRDIQDILVKELQIHQIVSRILTSRHILTTDEANRYLFPSLNDLHNPLLMKDMQKGVQRLIRAICDREKVVIYGDYDADGVTSVVVLLKFLRDIDHTVSYYIPDRIKEGYGLNTPAIDGMKADNVKLIITVDCGVSDHEQIAYARSIGIDTIILDHHEVPNILPDAVAIIDPNRKECTFLFKHLAAVGIVFNFIIALRGKLRKDGFWENRKYPNLKEYLDLVALGTIGDICPLTDENRIFTKIGLDLITESKRVGLRALKEICGLENQVIDSGKASFCLIPRINAAGRVASASEAVELLLTDDIEEARRIAHNLEIYNRRRQAMEKAILNEILGEIEGTLDTEKVRSLVFASEKWHPGVIGIVASKLVDRYYRPTILISLKDGIGKGSGRSIADFNIYQGLKQCESLLLSYGGHRYAAGISIKEEDIKEFSSMLEGIISKEITVLDFVSQTNIDAMCNLNEINHELISQIGRLAPFGSGNPEPVLCVKNINVTSPYVVGNNHLSMRITGDGITYNSIWFNKGHLIRLLTGSNLDIVFTPHINSWNGASDIQLKMKDISVPVNL; encoded by the coding sequence ATGAAGGCGACAAGTCTACCTACAACGAACTGGAAGATGTTAGAGGGCAGTAGGGACATACAGGATATTCTGGTCAAAGAACTGCAGATTCACCAGATTGTTTCCCGTATATTGACGAGCCGCCATATCCTGACCACTGATGAAGCGAATAGATACCTGTTCCCCTCCTTGAATGATCTGCACAATCCTCTCTTAATGAAAGACATGCAAAAGGGTGTTCAGCGTCTGATTAGAGCGATTTGTGATCGGGAAAAAGTTGTCATTTACGGTGATTATGATGCCGATGGTGTGACATCCGTCGTTGTTCTTTTAAAGTTTCTCAGGGATATCGACCACACTGTGTCATATTACATTCCTGATCGAATTAAGGAGGGATATGGCCTTAACACACCCGCAATTGACGGTATGAAGGCCGACAATGTCAAGCTTATTATTACTGTAGATTGCGGAGTTTCCGATCACGAGCAGATAGCTTATGCACGATCGATCGGCATAGATACTATCATATTAGATCATCACGAAGTTCCCAACATTCTCCCGGACGCCGTCGCGATAATCGATCCGAATCGCAAGGAATGCACATTCCTCTTTAAACATCTTGCCGCCGTGGGCATTGTTTTTAATTTTATTATTGCTTTGAGAGGAAAACTGCGGAAAGACGGTTTCTGGGAAAACAGAAAATATCCGAACCTCAAAGAATATTTAGACCTTGTTGCCCTTGGAACCATAGGCGATATCTGTCCGCTAACCGATGAAAACAGAATATTTACAAAGATCGGTCTTGATCTGATAACAGAAAGCAAGAGAGTGGGGCTCCGGGCCTTAAAGGAAATTTGCGGCTTAGAAAATCAGGTTATTGACTCCGGCAAAGCATCCTTCTGTCTGATTCCGAGGATTAATGCTGCAGGACGTGTTGCATCTGCAAGTGAAGCAGTTGAACTTCTCTTAACCGACGACATTGAAGAGGCCAGGAGGATAGCTCATAATCTTGAAATTTATAATCGTAGAAGACAGGCGATGGAAAAGGCCATCCTCAATGAAATACTTGGCGAAATAGAAGGAACGTTGGATACGGAAAAGGTCAGATCGCTTGTGTTTGCATCGGAAAAATGGCACCCGGGCGTAATCGGCATTGTAGCTTCAAAACTTGTTGATCGATATTACAGGCCTACTATTTTGATAAGTCTGAAAGATGGTATCGGCAAGGGCTCAGGGAGAAGCATTGCTGATTTTAATATCTATCAGGGTTTGAAACAATGCGAATCTTTGCTGTTATCTTATGGAGGACACCGTTACGCTGCCGGGATATCTATCAAAGAAGAAGATATCAAAGAATTCTCAAGCATGCTTGAGGGAATTATCAGTAAGGAAATAACTGTTTTGGATTTTGTTTCCCAAACCAACATTGACGCCATGTGTAATCTCAACGAAATAAACCATGAACTAATATCTCAGATCGGAAGACTTGCCCCCTTCGGCAGTGGTAATCCTGAACCTGTTCTCTGTGTAAAAAACATAAATGTCACTTCCCCCTATGTGGTAGGCAATAACCACTTGTCGATGCGTATAACCGGAGACGGTATAACCTACAATTCCATCTGGTTCAATAAAGGTCATCTTATTCGCTTGCTGACCGGATCTAATCTGGATATCGTCTTTACGCCTCATATTAACAGCTGGAACGGGGCTTCCGACATCCAGCTGAAGATGAAAGACATTTCCGTGCCCGTCAATTTATAA
- a CDS encoding AMP-binding protein → MTNYYDHKECMPTEERESRKALQITDMITAGYHKSSRIRKMFENLQLDYSKVSTLVDYERLPIISREKLIELEMSEPPYGGLNNAEAEIDRIFISPGPVYEPHLSENDHLWARAYQAAGIGKGDVVLNAFSYHMVAAGLTFHGGLRRVGATVIPSGTSSSQLQVQLIRDLEVTAYTGTPSFLLAIINKAEEMGYNFKKDFRVRRACFAAEPLAPSLRERFEQEYTIDTYQMYGATEVGDVSFECREKKGWHICEEVLVEIVDPATGKKAPSGALGEVVVTRFNTIYFLFRFGTGDLSRIIEAPCPCGRTSYRLDGIAGRVGDAVKVRGLFIAPSQLHKIREKFDNVKFQILVTRTSHEDILTVRLESKETSINTVSLEDDFRKFFKDVCTVKIDRMELLNPGTLKEDDRLIVDQREWK, encoded by the coding sequence ATGACAAATTATTATGATCATAAAGAATGTATGCCTACGGAAGAAAGGGAAAGCCGGAAGGCATTACAAATAACAGATATGATTACGGCAGGTTACCATAAATCCAGTCGTATAAGAAAGATGTTTGAAAATCTGCAGCTCGATTATTCTAAAGTTAGTACCTTGGTTGATTATGAGCGGCTTCCCATAATTTCGAGGGAAAAGTTAATCGAACTTGAAATGTCCGAACCACCCTACGGAGGACTGAATAACGCAGAAGCAGAAATTGATAGAATATTTATTTCTCCGGGTCCTGTATATGAACCTCACCTCTCCGAAAACGATCATCTATGGGCAAGGGCATATCAAGCCGCCGGGATCGGAAAAGGCGACGTAGTCCTCAACGCCTTTTCCTATCATATGGTTGCTGCCGGTCTAACCTTTCATGGAGGGTTAAGGCGTGTCGGTGCAACGGTCATTCCATCGGGAACTTCAAGTTCACAACTCCAGGTTCAATTGATTCGCGATTTGGAAGTAACCGCTTACACAGGTACCCCCAGTTTCTTACTTGCCATTATAAATAAAGCCGAGGAAATGGGGTACAATTTTAAAAAAGACTTTAGGGTAAGACGTGCGTGTTTCGCCGCCGAACCCCTTGCTCCATCATTGAGAGAAAGATTTGAGCAGGAATATACTATTGATACCTATCAGATGTACGGAGCAACCGAGGTAGGAGATGTGTCTTTTGAGTGTAGAGAAAAGAAAGGCTGGCATATCTGTGAGGAAGTTCTCGTGGAAATTGTTGATCCGGCCACGGGGAAAAAGGCGCCATCAGGGGCGTTGGGAGAAGTTGTGGTAACTCGTTTTAATACTATTTATTTTCTTTTTCGGTTCGGAACAGGCGACCTTTCAAGGATAATAGAAGCTCCCTGTCCCTGCGGGAGGACATCATATCGTTTGGACGGCATCGCCGGGCGGGTGGGTGATGCAGTGAAAGTCAGGGGACTTTTCATAGCACCGAGTCAGTTACATAAAATTAGAGAAAAATTCGACAATGTAAAATTTCAGATCCTCGTCACCAGAACTTCTCATGAAGATATTTTAACGGTGCGACTGGAGTCGAAAGAGACATCAATAAATACGGTATCCCTGGAAGATGACTTCAGGAAATTCTTTAAAGATGTATGTACGGTAAAGATCGATCGTATGGAATTGTTGAATCCAGGCACGTTAAAAGAAGATGATAGATTGATTGTCGACCAACGTGAATGGAAATAA
- a CDS encoding ABC transporter ATP-binding protein → MTDTTILDINNISVVYSDVIQVLKGVSLTVNKKRIVSLLGSNGAGKSTTLKAISGLLKPENGKVTEGTIMYEGAQIQNQAPEIITRKGIIQVLEGRQPFKYLTVEENLIVGTAIRWGKPYKKDLEMVYHYFPAILKRRKMLAGYCSGGELQMIVMGRALMAHPELLLLDEPSLGLAPMIVKEIFQIIKKINEEQKTSIILVEQNANMALQISDYGYVMENGKIVMEGTAKNLVENPDIKEFYLGMGASGTFKSYKDVKSYRRRKRWL, encoded by the coding sequence ATGACTGATACCACCATACTTGATATCAACAATATTTCCGTTGTGTATTCTGATGTTATTCAGGTTCTTAAGGGAGTATCCCTTACCGTTAATAAGAAACGCATTGTTTCTCTTTTGGGAAGTAACGGAGCCGGCAAATCAACGACGCTAAAAGCCATATCAGGACTGCTTAAACCCGAAAATGGCAAAGTGACGGAAGGGACAATCATGTATGAAGGAGCGCAGATTCAGAATCAGGCTCCGGAGATCATTACGCGTAAGGGAATAATCCAGGTTCTGGAAGGACGCCAGCCTTTCAAATATTTAACTGTTGAAGAAAACCTTATTGTGGGAACAGCGATTCGATGGGGGAAACCATATAAAAAAGACCTTGAAATGGTATATCATTATTTTCCTGCCATATTAAAAAGAAGGAAAATGCTGGCGGGGTATTGCAGCGGTGGAGAACTTCAAATGATTGTAATGGGGAGGGCTTTGATGGCTCACCCGGAACTTTTGCTTTTAGATGAACCATCTCTGGGACTTGCTCCCATGATTGTTAAGGAAATATTCCAGATCATAAAAAAGATTAACGAAGAACAGAAAACAAGTATTATTCTCGTCGAACAGAATGCCAATATGGCCCTGCAGATTTCTGATTACGGGTATGTTATGGAAAATGGCAAGATCGTTATGGAAGGTACTGCAAAAAATCTTGTTGAGAATCCTGATATAAAAGAATTTTACCTGGGTATGGGGGCTTCGGGAACGTTCAAATCGTATAAAGATGTTAAGTCATATCGACGTCGAAAACGATGGCTTTAA
- a CDS encoding branched-chain amino acid ABC transporter permease encodes MKKFQFHPCGNYKEKYEQEITIFETDFGRLWSKIGIAFLFVIVPLMISPYFLHVLNMIGIASIAAIGLNILIGYTGQISLGHGAFIGVGAYAAAILATSANIPFLLNLPIAGLISALVGMIFGIPSGRLKGLYLTIATLAGQIIIEYVLIHWESLTKGTMGITLPRPSIFGFELASDRSFFFIISLCLVVMIWIAVNLMRTKYGRAFIAIRDNDRAAEGMGIPIFRYKLLSFGISSFYAGFAGALWAYYMVSITTEPFNLGLSVEYIAMVIIGGLGSITGSIFGACFITFLNEILRWLTDIVMNMGIFTTSGLNVAPLREFFFGLAIVIFILFEPRGLAEVWRIIRSNFRLWPFPY; translated from the coding sequence ATGAAAAAATTTCAGTTCCACCCCTGCGGTAATTATAAGGAAAAATACGAGCAGGAAATAACCATCTTTGAAACTGATTTTGGCAGACTCTGGTCGAAGATCGGCATTGCCTTCCTTTTTGTTATTGTCCCGCTCATGATCAGTCCTTATTTTCTTCATGTGCTTAACATGATAGGGATAGCATCTATTGCGGCGATCGGCTTGAATATCCTTATTGGATATACAGGACAGATATCACTTGGTCACGGTGCCTTTATTGGAGTCGGGGCTTATGCTGCCGCAATACTCGCGACGTCGGCAAACATACCTTTTCTTCTTAACCTGCCAATTGCCGGCCTGATCTCCGCATTGGTAGGTATGATTTTTGGTATCCCCTCAGGGCGCCTCAAAGGATTATACCTTACCATTGCAACCCTTGCAGGCCAGATTATCATCGAATATGTTCTCATTCACTGGGAAAGTCTGACAAAAGGTACTATGGGAATTACCCTTCCGAGGCCTTCTATCTTTGGATTCGAGTTGGCCAGTGATCGAAGCTTCTTTTTTATTATCTCTCTATGTCTTGTGGTAATGATCTGGATTGCGGTAAACCTCATGCGAACAAAGTATGGCAGAGCCTTTATTGCAATTAGAGACAATGACAGGGCTGCGGAGGGTATGGGAATTCCCATATTCAGATATAAGCTCCTCTCCTTTGGAATCAGTTCGTTTTATGCCGGCTTTGCCGGTGCACTTTGGGCATATTATATGGTCAGTATTACAACGGAACCATTCAACCTGGGGCTCTCCGTCGAATACATCGCTATGGTAATCATCGGCGGCCTGGGAAGCATTACCGGTTCCATTTTCGGTGCATGCTTCATAACATTTTTGAATGAAATTTTACGCTGGCTTACAGATATAGTTATGAACATGGGAATCTTTACAACATCCGGCTTGAATGTAGCGCCACTGAGAGAATTCTTCTTTGGACTGGCTATTGTCATATTTATTCTCTTTGAACCGCGCGGACTTGCAGAGGTATGGCGTATTATCCGTTCCAATTTCAGGTTATGGCCATTTCCCTATTAA
- a CDS encoding branched-chain amino acid ABC transporter permease → MNFFLQLLINGISIGFLYGLSAMGFVMIFKSSSVLNFAHGELLALGAFFFLAMVTWAQLPIAVAFLVTLAGCFILGFFIERFFLRPLIGEPLIFVIMLTVGLASMFKGVMLLVWGGNLHTYPDFLPEFLSIQWNMINIPPVYTAAFIIGLIFLILFGVFFKYSSQGIFMRSVADNQKAALSLGVHVQKVFALSWAIAALVAGMSGIVLGIINGINVHDLSAIGLKVFPVVILGGLDSIGGAIIGGLIIGLLETFTGGYISTSLRDVVPYIILVFILMVKPYGLFGLVEIERV, encoded by the coding sequence ATGAATTTTTTTCTTCAACTTTTAATAAATGGTATAAGCATAGGATTTTTATATGGACTTTCCGCCATGGGCTTTGTCATGATTTTTAAATCTTCCAGTGTCCTCAATTTTGCCCATGGTGAATTGCTGGCCCTGGGCGCCTTCTTCTTTCTCGCCATGGTAACATGGGCACAATTGCCGATAGCTGTTGCCTTCCTTGTGACCCTTGCGGGTTGTTTTATCCTAGGATTTTTCATTGAGCGCTTCTTTTTACGTCCTCTTATTGGTGAACCGCTTATCTTTGTGATCATGTTGACGGTGGGACTCGCTTCAATGTTCAAAGGTGTAATGCTTCTTGTGTGGGGGGGTAATTTGCATACCTATCCTGACTTTCTACCGGAATTTTTAAGCATTCAGTGGAATATGATTAATATACCTCCAGTTTATACGGCAGCTTTCATCATAGGTTTGATCTTTCTCATACTTTTTGGAGTTTTCTTTAAGTATTCGTCACAGGGGATATTTATGAGATCTGTAGCGGATAATCAAAAAGCGGCCCTCTCTCTGGGAGTTCATGTCCAGAAGGTCTTTGCTCTATCGTGGGCGATTGCAGCTCTCGTTGCCGGCATGAGCGGCATAGTCTTAGGTATTATAAACGGCATTAACGTGCATGATCTCAGTGCCATCGGCCTCAAGGTATTCCCTGTGGTTATCCTTGGCGGACTGGACAGCATCGGTGGCGCCATTATCGGCGGACTCATTATAGGGCTTCTTGAAACATTCACCGGAGGTTATATTTCGACATCACTCCGAGATGTTGTACCGTATATTATACTCGTATTCATACTTATGGTAAAACCCTACGGGCTCTTTGGTCTGGTGGAAATTGAAAGGGTGTAA
- a CDS encoding AMP-binding protein: MVNNKLSDEEILSSYTQYTLPQILLKQAERFGSEGTAIREKAYGIWQKYDWLEYHAYVKKTGLGLNAIGLKRGENVGIITNNVPEWLFSEIGCQSMGGICLNLFTSSVAEELCSALSRIKSTYVVAQDQEQVDKLLDVRIKLPHIRRVIYIDPTGMRTYKENPWILSFSDLLALGENRDRENPELFLEEVRKGRRDNVAIMIQTSGTTGISKLAMLSHRNITEMSGKWIEALHLNAGENWISISPPAWIVDQMWGVGTALLGGMTMNFPEMPDTITDDFREIGPSIIITSSRFWEDLASRIMVKMDAAGFINRNLFAFSIDIGKKVVELQSRKESIPGYLNLLYRIASAIIYRPLLDRVGCAGFQSAFTGGHPISPDVIHFFRAIGLNLKQCYGLTEAGGIFQVQPDGEVQLESVGKPLPRTLVKIADDQEVLVQSDSNFVGYYNDFKATEEAFDSGWLKTGDAGYIDKNGHLIIIGRKGDIIKNKEGEAFSPDFIETRLKFSLYIKEAVMFGEGRPYITALINIDMGNVGNWAEERMIPYTTYIDLSQQTAIEELILNEVKKVNSNLPDLMKIRKFILLYKLLDADDEELTRTGKVRRRFIYGLYLKLIEGMYTGKQDVNIKTKVQYRDGQIGEIETTVRIINVS, from the coding sequence GTGGTTAATAATAAACTTAGTGACGAAGAAATACTCTCATCTTATACACAATACACCTTACCACAGATTTTGTTGAAGCAAGCGGAGAGATTTGGTTCAGAAGGGACAGCTATTCGAGAAAAGGCTTATGGAATCTGGCAAAAATATGACTGGCTGGAATACCATGCTTATGTGAAAAAAACGGGACTCGGTTTAAATGCCATCGGACTTAAAAGAGGGGAAAATGTCGGCATCATCACAAACAACGTTCCGGAATGGCTCTTTAGCGAAATCGGCTGTCAGTCGATGGGCGGGATATGCCTCAATTTATTTACATCTTCTGTTGCCGAAGAATTGTGTAGTGCCCTCAGTCGAATCAAGTCGACCTATGTCGTAGCTCAGGATCAGGAACAGGTAGACAAGTTACTTGATGTCCGTATAAAACTGCCTCATATTCGTCGGGTTATTTATATTGATCCTACAGGGATGAGGACCTACAAAGAGAATCCATGGATTCTTAGTTTTTCTGATCTTTTGGCCCTCGGAGAAAATCGTGACCGTGAAAACCCCGAATTGTTCCTTGAGGAAGTGCGGAAAGGCAGGAGGGATAATGTAGCCATAATGATACAGACCTCCGGGACGACGGGGATTTCCAAACTTGCAATGCTTTCTCATAGAAACATTACTGAAATGTCCGGAAAGTGGATAGAGGCTCTTCACCTAAACGCAGGAGAAAACTGGATATCAATATCTCCGCCTGCATGGATTGTAGATCAGATGTGGGGTGTCGGTACGGCACTTTTAGGCGGAATGACCATGAATTTTCCCGAAATGCCTGACACAATCACTGATGACTTTCGAGAAATCGGACCATCAATTATCATCACATCATCCCGATTCTGGGAAGACCTGGCATCGCGAATTATGGTAAAAATGGACGCCGCCGGTTTTATCAATCGTAACCTCTTTGCTTTTTCAATCGATATTGGAAAAAAAGTTGTAGAACTTCAGTCAAGGAAAGAATCTATTCCCGGTTATTTAAATTTACTTTATCGCATCGCCTCTGCCATAATTTATAGACCATTGCTCGATAGAGTAGGATGTGCCGGTTTTCAAAGCGCCTTCACAGGCGGACATCCGATAAGTCCTGATGTTATTCATTTTTTTCGCGCAATTGGATTGAATCTTAAACAGTGTTACGGTCTAACCGAGGCAGGTGGAATATTCCAGGTTCAGCCCGACGGCGAAGTACAGCTAGAGTCCGTGGGGAAACCTTTGCCGAGGACTCTTGTGAAGATTGCAGATGATCAGGAAGTTCTTGTACAAAGTGATTCAAACTTTGTCGGATACTATAACGATTTCAAAGCAACGGAAGAGGCCTTTGACAGCGGATGGCTCAAGACCGGCGACGCAGGTTATATAGACAAAAATGGTCACCTTATAATTATCGGGCGAAAGGGTGATATTATTAAAAACAAAGAGGGAGAAGCCTTTTCACCGGATTTTATCGAGACGCGTCTCAAGTTCAGTCTTTACATTAAGGAGGCTGTCATGTTTGGTGAGGGGCGTCCCTATATTACCGCTCTCATCAATATAGACATGGGTAATGTAGGAAACTGGGCGGAAGAGCGTATGATACCCTATACGACATATATAGACCTGTCCCAACAGACGGCTATTGAAGAACTGATACTTAATGAAGTCAAGAAAGTAAACAGCAATTTGCCGGACCTCATGAAGATCCGAAAATTTATATTGCTCTATAAACTCCTTGACGCTGATGATGAAGAGCTGACGAGAACCGGTAAAGTACGCAGGAGATTTATTTATGGCCTTTATCTCAAACTTATTGAGGGGATGTACACAGGAAAGCAAGACGTTAACATCAAAACAAAAGTTCAGTATCGGGACGGGCAGATTGGTGAAATTGAAACAACAGTGAGAATTATTAACGTCAGTTAA